In Halosegnis marinus, one genomic interval encodes:
- a CDS encoding 30S ribosomal protein S4e, whose product MTRHQKRLSVPNSWPVERKEQTFTVKAGAGPHGEAGVPLLILLRDVLGYVDSKKEARYALGQDSVLVNGEAISDEERPIGMFDIVAFTEREEFYRVFPDEGGRLSLTPIDADAADSRLGKVVGKRQVTGGETQLTIHDGSTLVSDDADITVGDSVVVSNDDKSVVAHFPYEEGALVTAVAGTHAGEIGTVDEIQVTPSSSPNNVLVESDDGRIETIEEYVVVIDENFTGEDSAESDADEGGDE is encoded by the coding sequence ATGACGCGACACCAGAAGCGACTCTCGGTACCGAACTCGTGGCCGGTCGAGCGCAAGGAGCAGACCTTCACGGTCAAGGCGGGCGCGGGCCCGCACGGCGAGGCGGGGGTTCCCCTCCTCATCCTCCTGCGCGACGTGCTCGGCTACGTCGACTCGAAGAAGGAAGCACGGTACGCGCTCGGCCAGGACTCCGTCCTGGTCAACGGCGAGGCCATCAGCGACGAGGAGCGTCCCATCGGGATGTTCGACATCGTCGCGTTCACCGAGCGCGAGGAGTTCTACCGCGTCTTCCCCGACGAGGGCGGCCGCCTCTCGCTGACGCCCATCGACGCCGACGCCGCCGACTCGCGGCTCGGCAAGGTCGTCGGCAAGCGGCAGGTCACCGGCGGCGAGACGCAGCTCACCATCCACGACGGCTCGACGCTCGTCTCCGACGACGCGGACATCACCGTCGGCGACTCCGTCGTCGTCTCGAACGACGACAAGTCCGTCGTCGCCCACTTCCCGTACGAGGAGGGGGCGCTCGTCACCGCCGTCGCCGGCACGCACGCCGGCGAGATCGGCACCGTCGACGAGATACAGGTGACGCCGAGCTCCTCGCCGAACAACGTCCTCGTCGAGTCCGACGACGGGCGCATCGAGACCATCGAGGAGTACGTCGTCGTCATCGACGAGAACTTCACGGGTGAGGACTCCGCGGAGTCCGACGCCGACGAAGGTGGTGACGAATGA
- a CDS encoding 50S ribosomal protein L32e: protein MAEDDERELTELTDISGVGNAKAAALEGAGFETVDDVRRASQSELADVEGIGNALAARIKNDVGGLEVSEETDAEVESEEPEEPEETEEVETELRPRGHADKTPELDEETSRLLAQRSRVSTPQFNRQDYHKKKRTPTSWRKPRGGLSKQRKGIKGKGPKVEAGYRKPAATRGLHPSGFEEVRVENTDDLEGVDGDTQAVRIGSTVGARKRESIEDQAEEQGVRVLNPTYVEVEVDDE from the coding sequence ATGGCAGAAGACGACGAACGGGAACTCACGGAACTGACCGACATCTCCGGCGTCGGGAACGCGAAGGCCGCAGCCCTCGAGGGCGCGGGCTTCGAGACGGTGGACGACGTCCGCCGCGCGTCCCAGTCGGAGCTGGCGGACGTCGAGGGCATCGGCAACGCGCTCGCCGCGCGTATCAAGAACGACGTCGGCGGGCTGGAGGTCTCCGAGGAGACCGACGCCGAGGTCGAGAGCGAGGAGCCGGAGGAGCCGGAGGAGACCGAGGAGGTCGAGACCGAACTCCGTCCCCGCGGCCACGCCGACAAGACCCCCGAACTGGACGAGGAGACGAGCCGCCTGCTCGCGCAGCGCTCGCGCGTCTCGACGCCCCAGTTCAACCGCCAGGACTACCACAAGAAGAAGCGGACCCCGACCTCGTGGCGCAAGCCGCGCGGCGGCCTCTCCAAGCAGCGGAAAGGCATCAAGGGGAAGGGCCCGAAGGTCGAGGCCGGCTACCGCAAGCCCGCGGCGACCCGCGGCCTGCACCCGTCGGGCTTCGAGGAGGTCCGTGTCGAGAACACGGACGACCTCGAGGGCGTCGACGGCGACACCCAGGCGGTCCGCATCGGCTCGACGGTGGGCGCGCGCAAGCGCGAGTCCATCGAGGACCAGGCGGAGGAGCAGGGCGTTCGCGTCCTGAACCCCACCTACGTCGAGGTGGAGGTGGACGATGAGTGA
- the rplX gene encoding 50S ribosomal protein L24 yields MTRQPDKQRSRQRRAPLHEKQRQVRAHLSEDLREEYGQRSVRVNEGDTVEVQRGDFAGEEGDVVNVDLRDAVIHVEDVTLEKADGEEVPRPLDASNLVVTDLNLEDERREARLEEDNE; encoded by the coding sequence ATGACCCGACAACCGGACAAACAACGCAGCAGACAGCGCCGCGCGCCGCTCCACGAGAAGCAGCGGCAGGTCCGTGCCCACCTCTCGGAGGACCTCCGCGAGGAGTACGGACAGCGCAGCGTCCGTGTCAACGAGGGCGACACCGTCGAGGTCCAGCGTGGCGACTTCGCGGGCGAGGAGGGCGACGTGGTGAACGTCGACCTCCGCGACGCCGTGATTCACGTCGAGGACGTGACGCTGGAGAAGGCGGACGGGGAGGAGGTTCCCCGCCCGCTCGACGCGTCGAACCTCGTCGTCACGGACCTGAACCTCGAGGACGAGCGGCGCGAGGCGCGCTTAGAGGAGGATAACGAATGA
- the secY gene encoding preprotein translocase subunit SecY has translation MSWKETAEPVLSRMPNVARPEGHVPFRRKLGWTAGVLVLYFFLTNVTIYGLGGGSDAFGQFRSILAGQQGSILQLGIGPIVTASIVLQLLGGANLLGLDTNDPRDQVLYQGLQKLLVVVMVCLTGLPMVFAGGFLTPDASVAQSLGIGVGGLQWLMFAQIFVGGLLILFMDEVISKWGVGSGIGLFIIAGISQRLIGGFFAVPGITGNRGFFVSWYDIIVGNTQLGPVLGAQGLQSLLLEQGQILFLFTTVLIFVVVVYAESVRVEIPLSHARVKGARGRFPVKLIYASVLPMILVRALQANVQFLGRILNAQLGESMPAWLGVYQVTETGATPVDGLFYYLAPIYSYQDWMWFAGFAGNNEWYQVLARLSVDLTFMIIGGAIFAVFWVETTGMGPESTAKQIQNSGMQIPGFRQSPGVIEKVLERYIPQVTVIGGALVGALAVLANLLGTIGQVSGTGLLLTVSITYKLYEEIAEEQLMEMHPMMRQMFGG, from the coding sequence ATGAGCTGGAAGGAGACCGCCGAACCGGTACTCTCGCGGATGCCCAACGTGGCCCGACCGGAGGGCCACGTCCCGTTCCGTCGCAAGCTCGGCTGGACGGCGGGCGTCCTCGTGTTGTACTTCTTCCTGACCAACGTGACCATCTACGGTCTCGGCGGCGGGAGCGACGCGTTCGGCCAGTTCCGGTCCATCCTCGCGGGACAGCAGGGGAGCATTCTGCAGCTGGGTATCGGCCCCATCGTCACGGCGTCGATCGTCCTCCAGCTGCTCGGCGGCGCGAACCTGCTCGGGCTGGACACGAACGACCCGCGCGACCAGGTGCTGTATCAGGGCCTCCAGAAGCTGCTGGTGGTCGTGATGGTGTGTCTGACGGGCCTGCCGATGGTGTTCGCCGGCGGCTTCCTGACGCCCGACGCGTCGGTCGCCCAGTCGCTCGGCATCGGCGTCGGCGGCCTGCAGTGGCTGATGTTCGCCCAGATATTCGTCGGCGGTCTCCTCATCCTGTTCATGGACGAGGTCATCTCGAAGTGGGGCGTCGGCTCCGGTATCGGCCTGTTCATCATCGCCGGTATCAGCCAGCGCCTCATCGGCGGCTTCTTCGCCGTCCCGGGAATCACGGGCAACCGCGGCTTCTTCGTCAGCTGGTACGACATCATCGTCGGGAACACCCAGCTCGGCCCGGTGCTCGGCGCGCAGGGGCTCCAGAGCCTCCTGCTCGAACAGGGACAGATACTGTTCCTGTTCACGACGGTCCTCATCTTCGTGGTCGTCGTCTACGCCGAGTCCGTCCGCGTGGAGATACCGCTATCGCACGCCCGCGTGAAGGGCGCGCGCGGCCGCTTCCCCGTGAAGCTCATCTACGCGTCCGTCCTGCCGATGATCCTCGTTCGCGCGCTGCAGGCGAACGTCCAGTTCCTCGGCCGCATCCTCAACGCCCAGCTGGGCGAGTCGATGCCGGCGTGGCTCGGGGTGTACCAGGTCACGGAGACCGGGGCCACCCCGGTCGACGGGCTGTTCTACTACCTCGCGCCCATCTACTCCTATCAGGACTGGATGTGGTTCGCCGGCTTCGCCGGCAACAACGAGTGGTATCAGGTGCTCGCGCGCCTCTCCGTCGACCTGACGTTCATGATCATCGGCGGCGCCATCTTCGCCGTCTTCTGGGTCGAGACGACCGGTATGGGGCCGGAGTCGACGGCGAAGCAGATCCAGAACTCCGGGATGCAGATACCCGGCTTCCGGCAGTCGCCGGGCGTCATCGAGAAGGTGCTCGAACGCTACATCCCGCAGGTGACCGTCATCGGCGGCGCGCTGGTCGGCGCGCTCGCCGTCCTCGCGAACCTGCTCGGCACCATCGGGCAGGTCTCCGGCACGGGGCTGCTGCTGACCGTCTCCATCACGTACAAGCTGTACGAGGAGATCGCGGAGGAGCAGCTGATGGAGATGCACCCGATGATGCGCCAGATGTTCGGCGGCTAG
- a CDS encoding 50S ribosomal protein L22 encodes MGISYSIDADPDTTAKAMLRERHMSHKHSKAIAREIKGKTVGEAVEYLHAVIDGDRSVPFKSHNSGVGHRSDIEGWDAGRYPEKASKAFLDLLENVTSNADNQGFDGEAMEIIHIAAHKVGESPGRKPRAFGRASAWNTPQVDVEIVIEEAT; translated from the coding sequence ATGGGAATCAGCTACAGCATCGACGCGGACCCGGACACGACGGCGAAAGCCATGCTCCGGGAGCGTCACATGAGCCACAAGCACAGCAAGGCTATCGCCCGCGAGATCAAGGGCAAGACGGTCGGCGAGGCCGTCGAGTACCTGCACGCTGTGATAGACGGCGACCGCTCGGTCCCGTTCAAGTCCCACAACTCGGGCGTCGGCCACCGTTCCGACATCGAGGGCTGGGACGCCGGCCGGTATCCGGAGAAGGCGTCGAAGGCGTTCCTCGACCTCCTCGAGAACGTCACCTCGAACGCCGACAACCAGGGCTTCGACGGCGAGGCGATGGAGATCATCCACATCGCCGCCCACAAGGTCGGGGAGTCCCCCGGCCGCAAGCCCCGCGCGTTCGGTCGCGCGTCCGCGTGGAACACGCCGCAGGTGGACGTGGAGATCGTCATCGAGGAGGCAACGTAA
- a CDS encoding 50S ribosomal protein L14, translating to MQALNADVTQGLEKGSLITCADNTGARQLKVISVSGYSGTKNRHPKAGLGDKITVSVTKGTPEMRRQVLEAVVIRQRKPVRRPDGTRLKFEDNAAVIVDENEDPRGTELKGPIAREVAERFGSIASTATMIV from the coding sequence ATGCAGGCACTCAACGCAGACGTGACGCAGGGGCTCGAGAAGGGCTCGCTCATCACGTGCGCGGACAACACGGGTGCCCGTCAGCTCAAGGTCATCTCCGTCTCGGGCTACTCGGGAACCAAGAACAGACACCCCAAGGCCGGCCTCGGCGACAAGATCACCGTGTCGGTCACGAAGGGGACGCCGGAGATGCGGCGTCAGGTGCTCGAAGCCGTCGTCATCCGCCAGCGGAAGCCGGTCCGCCGGCCGGACGGCACGCGGCTGAAGTTCGAGGACAACGCCGCCGTCATCGTTGACGAGAACGAGGACCCCCGCGGGACCGAGCTGAAAGGTCCCATCGCGCGGGAGGTCGCCGAACGCTTCGGCAGCATCGCCAGCACGGCGACGATGATAGTATGA
- a CDS encoding 30S ribosomal protein S14, with amino-acid sequence MSESQETTEQSPTGQLHECQRCGRKQGLVGKYDIWLCRQCFREIARDMGFEKYS; translated from the coding sequence ATGAGCGAATCACAGGAAACCACGGAGCAGTCCCCGACGGGACAGCTCCACGAGTGCCAGCGTTGCGGGCGCAAGCAGGGGCTCGTCGGCAAGTACGACATCTGGCTGTGCCGACAGTGCTTCCGCGAGATCGCTCGGGACATGGGCTTCGAGAAGTACAGCTAA
- a CDS encoding 50S ribosomal protein L18 → MATGPRYKVPMRRRREARTNYHQRLRLLKSGKPRLVARKSNQHTRAQLVVTGPNGDETVASATSNDLPENGWDAPTGNLPAAYLTGLLLGQRAVEAGYEEAVLDIGLNTATPGSKVFAVQEGAIDAGLEIPHNDDVFAEWDRTRGTHIAEYAESLDEGLYGGDFDATELPAHFDELRDELLENNE, encoded by the coding sequence ATGGCAACCGGACCACGCTACAAAGTGCCGATGCGGCGTCGCCGCGAGGCACGGACGAACTACCATCAGCGGTTGCGCCTGCTGAAATCCGGGAAGCCCCGGCTGGTCGCTCGAAAGAGCAACCAGCACACCAGGGCGCAGCTGGTCGTGACTGGACCGAACGGAGACGAGACCGTGGCGAGCGCCACGTCGAACGACCTCCCCGAGAACGGGTGGGACGCGCCGACCGGGAACCTCCCGGCGGCGTACCTCACCGGGCTGCTGCTCGGTCAGCGCGCCGTCGAGGCGGGCTACGAGGAGGCCGTGCTCGACATCGGCCTGAACACCGCGACCCCCGGGTCGAAGGTGTTCGCCGTGCAGGAGGGCGCCATCGACGCCGGCCTGGAGATCCCCCACAACGACGACGTGTTCGCCGAGTGGGACCGCACGCGCGGGACCCACATCGCCGAGTACGCCGAGTCGCTCGACGAGGGACTCTACGGCGGCGACTTCGACGCCACCGAACTGCCCGCGCACTTCGACGAACTGCGCGACGAGCTACTGGAGAACAATGAGTAA
- a CDS encoding 50S ribosomal protein L30, translating to MEAVVQLRGEVNQSHAVRDTLSMLNLHKVNHLVFVPETDTYRGMITKVNDWVAHGEPSVETVELLIAKRAEPAEGDADVDDDWVEANTDYDDIDALAAAIVAEETTLREQGLSPTLRLHPPRGGHDGIKHPAKEGGALGKQPTEAMDDLLRDMR from the coding sequence ATGGAGGCGGTCGTGCAGCTCCGCGGCGAGGTGAACCAGAGCCACGCCGTGCGCGACACGCTGTCGATGCTGAACCTCCACAAGGTGAACCACCTCGTGTTCGTCCCCGAGACGGACACCTACCGCGGGATGATCACGAAGGTGAACGACTGGGTCGCCCACGGCGAGCCGTCGGTCGAGACGGTCGAGCTACTCATCGCGAAGCGCGCGGAGCCCGCGGAGGGCGACGCGGACGTGGACGACGACTGGGTCGAGGCCAACACCGACTACGACGACATCGACGCGCTGGCGGCGGCCATCGTGGCCGAGGAGACGACGCTGCGCGAGCAGGGTCTCTCGCCCACGCTCCGTCTCCACCCGCCGCGCGGCGGCCACGACGGTATCAAACACCCCGCGAAGGAGGGCGGGGCCCTCGGCAAGCAGCCGACCGAGGCCATGGACGACCTCCTGCGCGACATGCGATAA
- a CDS encoding 50S ribosomal protein L6, producing MSIERTIDVPDDVTAEVDHLELTVEGPNGSVTRRLWYPDVTVSVEDDGVVIASPESDAKTRATVGTFESHVSNMIYGVTEGWEYSMEVFYSHFPMQVGVEDGAVVIENFLGERAPRRAPIHGDTEVAVDGEELTLSGPNIEDVGQTAADIEQLTRVSGKDTRVFQDGVYITSKPNRGDA from the coding sequence ATGTCTATTGAGCGAACCATCGACGTGCCCGACGACGTGACGGCCGAGGTCGACCACCTCGAGCTCACCGTCGAGGGGCCGAACGGCAGCGTCACGCGCCGACTGTGGTACCCGGACGTGACGGTGTCCGTCGAGGACGACGGCGTCGTCATCGCCTCGCCCGAGAGCGACGCGAAGACGCGCGCCACCGTCGGCACCTTCGAGAGCCACGTGAGCAACATGATATACGGCGTCACCGAGGGCTGGGAGTACAGCATGGAGGTCTTCTACTCCCACTTCCCGATGCAGGTCGGCGTCGAGGACGGCGCGGTCGTCATCGAGAACTTCCTCGGCGAGCGCGCCCCGCGGCGCGCCCCCATCCACGGGGACACCGAGGTCGCGGTCGACGGGGAGGAGCTGACCCTCTCCGGGCCGAACATCGAGGACGTCGGCCAGACGGCCGCGGACATCGAGCAGCTGACGCGCGTCTCCGGGAAGGACACCCGCGTCTTCCAGGACGGCGTCTACATCACCAGCAAACCGAACCGAGGTGACGCCTGA
- a CDS encoding 30S ribosomal protein S17, with translation MALGLNVSEPEESCSDPNCPFHGTLSVRGQTMEGQVASTDMDKTVVVEREYDVKVPKYDRYMKRRSRVSAHHPDCLDLSVGDTVRIAETRPLSKTKSHVVVERVPTEGDD, from the coding sequence ATGGCGCTAGGACTGAACGTATCGGAACCGGAGGAGAGCTGCTCCGACCCCAACTGTCCGTTCCACGGCACGCTCAGCGTGCGGGGACAGACGATGGAAGGGCAGGTCGCCTCCACCGACATGGACAAAACCGTCGTCGTCGAGCGGGAGTACGACGTCAAGGTGCCGAAGTACGACCGGTATATGAAGCGCCGGTCGCGCGTTTCGGCGCACCACCCTGACTGTCTCGACCTCTCGGTCGGCGACACGGTTCGTATCGCAGAGACCCGACCGCTCTCGAAGACCAAATCGCACGTGGTCGTCGAGCGCGTCCCGACGGAGGGTGACGACTGA
- a CDS encoding 30S ribosomal protein S8 yields MADNDPLASALSGIDNAEGVGHLTHTVKPASNEIGSVLEVLANRGYVDTFQFDDDGKAGTFEVELKGAINACGTVKPRYSATADEYEKWEKRFLPARDYGTLVVSTSHGVMSHYEAREQGIGGQVIAYVY; encoded by the coding sequence ATGGCGGACAACGACCCACTGGCCAGCGCGCTTTCCGGCATCGACAACGCCGAGGGCGTGGGCCATCTGACACACACGGTAAAGCCCGCCTCGAACGAGATCGGCTCCGTGCTCGAAGTGCTCGCGAACCGCGGGTACGTCGACACCTTCCAGTTCGACGACGACGGGAAGGCCGGCACGTTCGAGGTCGAACTGAAAGGCGCCATCAACGCCTGCGGCACGGTGAAGCCGCGCTACTCGGCGACGGCCGACGAGTACGAGAAGTGGGAGAAGCGGTTCCTCCCCGCCCGCGACTACGGGACGCTCGTCGTCTCCACCAGCCACGGCGTGATGAGCCACTACGAGGCCCGCGAACAGGGCATCGGCGGACAGGTGATCGCCTATGTCTATTGA
- a CDS encoding 50S ribosomal protein L19e, with translation MSDLTAQRRLAADVLDVGKNRVWLDPERTTDIADAITREDVRDLVDEGAIRAKDAKSNSRGRARKRAEKRAYGHRKGAGSRKGKAGGRSNDKKEWQSKIRAQRATLKELRDEGELEPSEYRSLYDKASGGEFDSVADLNRYIENNY, from the coding sequence ATGAGTGACCTGACGGCCCAGCGGCGTCTCGCCGCGGACGTGCTCGACGTGGGGAAGAACCGCGTCTGGCTCGACCCCGAGCGGACGACCGACATCGCCGACGCCATCACGCGCGAGGACGTGCGTGACCTCGTCGACGAGGGCGCCATCCGCGCGAAGGACGCGAAGTCCAACTCCCGCGGCCGTGCCCGCAAGCGCGCCGAGAAGCGCGCCTACGGTCACCGCAAGGGCGCCGGCTCCCGGAAGGGGAAGGCCGGCGGCCGCAGCAACGACAAGAAGGAGTGGCAGTCGAAGATCCGCGCCCAGCGGGCCACCCTGAAGGAACTGCGCGACGAGGGCGAACTCGAGCCCTCGGAGTACCGGAGCCTGTACGACAAGGCCTCGGGCGGCGAGTTCGACTCCGTCGCGGACCTCAACCGATACATCGAGAACAACTACTGA
- the rpmC gene encoding 50S ribosomal protein L29 has protein sequence MAIVHVEEIRDMTPAEREEEVEELRTELLNAKAVQAAGGAPDNPGRTKELRRTIARIKTIQREEGDHE, from the coding sequence ATGGCCATCGTCCACGTCGAGGAGATCCGCGACATGACTCCCGCCGAGCGCGAGGAGGAGGTCGAGGAGCTCCGCACGGAACTGCTCAACGCGAAGGCCGTTCAGGCGGCCGGCGGTGCCCCGGACAACCCGGGGCGAACCAAGGAGCTTCGCCGGACCATCGCGCGGATCAAGACGATCCAGCGCGAGGAAGGCGACCACGAGTAA
- a CDS encoding uL15m family ribosomal protein — MTSKKRRQRGSRTHGGGSHKKRRGAGHRGGRGRAGRKKHERGLYPKRGKHGFKRPQKTDREVETINVRKLDEDAVLYAEDGIAEETDGGYVIDARDVVEDGHEVDAVKVLAGGQVHNSLTVTADAFSDDAEAALDAAGGEAVLSEKGEELAAEAEEATDDEDAEE; from the coding sequence ATGACGAGCAAGAAACGACGACAGCGCGGCTCGCGCACGCACGGCGGCGGCTCCCACAAGAAGCGACGCGGGGCCGGCCACCGCGGCGGTCGCGGGCGCGCGGGACGGAAGAAGCACGAGCGCGGGCTCTACCCGAAGCGCGGCAAGCACGGCTTCAAGCGCCCGCAGAAGACCGACCGCGAGGTCGAGACGATCAACGTCCGCAAGCTGGACGAGGACGCTGTCCTCTACGCCGAGGACGGTATCGCCGAGGAGACCGACGGCGGCTACGTCATCGACGCGCGCGACGTCGTCGAGGACGGCCACGAGGTCGACGCGGTGAAGGTGCTCGCCGGCGGCCAGGTCCACAACAGCCTGACCGTCACCGCGGACGCGTTCTCCGACGACGCCGAGGCGGCGCTCGACGCCGCCGGCGGTGAGGCCGTCCTCTCCGAGAAGGGCGAGGAACTGGCCGCGGAGGCCGAAGAAGCTACGGACGACGAGGACGCAGAGGAGTAA
- a CDS encoding 30S ribosomal protein S5, with the protein MSNGGWEPRTRLGRKVVEGEITDMRTALNSGLPLKEPQIVDQLLPDMDDEVLDINMVQRMTDSGRRVKFRCVVAVGNRDGFVGYAEGRDDQVGGAIQKAIEIAKLNIIDVSRGCGSWECGCGRAHTVALRTTGKAGSVEVELRPAPRGLGLAGGETVRNILDLAGIEDIWTRSSGNTRTTVNFAKATFNALRATSEARVPQRAFEKREVIE; encoded by the coding sequence ATGAGTAACGGAGGCTGGGAGCCGCGCACGCGGCTCGGACGAAAGGTCGTAGAGGGCGAGATAACCGACATGCGGACGGCCCTGAACAGCGGGCTGCCGCTCAAGGAGCCGCAGATCGTCGACCAGCTCCTCCCGGACATGGACGACGAGGTCCTGGACATCAACATGGTCCAGCGCATGACCGACTCCGGCCGCCGGGTGAAGTTCCGGTGTGTCGTCGCCGTCGGCAACCGCGACGGCTTCGTCGGCTACGCCGAGGGTCGCGACGACCAGGTCGGCGGCGCCATCCAGAAGGCAATCGAGATCGCGAAGCTCAACATCATCGACGTCTCCCGCGGCTGCGGCTCGTGGGAGTGTGGCTGCGGGCGCGCCCACACGGTCGCGCTGCGCACCACCGGCAAGGCCGGCTCCGTCGAGGTCGAACTCCGTCCCGCGCCGCGCGGGCTGGGGCTCGCGGGCGGGGAGACCGTCCGTAACATCCTCGACCTCGCCGGCATCGAGGACATCTGGACCCGCTCGTCGGGCAACACCCGCACGACGGTCAACTTCGCGAAGGCGACGTTCAACGCGCTCCGCGCCACGAGCGAGGCTCGCGTCCCGCAGCGCGCCTTCGAGAAGCGCGAGGTGATCGAGTGA
- a CDS encoding 30S ribosomal protein S3, producing MADEHQFIENGMRRTQIDEFFADELARAGYGGMELAQTPMGTQIVLKAEKPGMVIGKGGKNIRKLTTQIEEEFDLDDPQIDVQEVDEPDLNAQIVADRLANALERGWYFRRAGHTTIDRIMDAGALGAEIVLSGKVTGARSRVEKFNRGYVKHNGEPAEEIVDSGVGTAVMKLGTIGVQVKIIPPNAQLPDDFHIKEDADVEAFVEEAEGDVDELLAEADEALDEGELSADAEDVDEAELDEESIDLAEEELVEDDIETEEGAAPTAPSDDDVEAELDDLEAEVEDLDEETEAEAEELLDEMDEEEASDEETDDEEGDD from the coding sequence ATGGCAGACGAACACCAGTTCATCGAGAACGGCATGCGCCGGACCCAGATAGACGAGTTCTTCGCCGACGAGCTGGCGCGTGCCGGCTACGGCGGCATGGAGCTCGCGCAGACGCCGATGGGGACCCAGATCGTCCTCAAGGCAGAGAAGCCCGGCATGGTCATCGGCAAGGGCGGGAAGAACATCCGGAAGCTCACCACCCAGATCGAGGAGGAGTTCGACCTCGACGACCCGCAGATCGACGTCCAGGAGGTGGACGAGCCGGACCTGAACGCCCAGATCGTCGCCGACCGGCTGGCCAACGCCCTCGAACGGGGTTGGTACTTCCGGCGTGCGGGCCACACGACCATCGACCGCATCATGGACGCCGGCGCGCTCGGCGCGGAGATCGTCCTCTCGGGGAAGGTCACCGGCGCCCGCTCGCGCGTGGAGAAGTTCAACCGCGGCTACGTCAAGCACAACGGCGAACCCGCCGAGGAGATCGTCGACTCGGGCGTCGGGACGGCCGTGATGAAGCTCGGTACCATCGGCGTGCAGGTGAAGATCATCCCGCCGAACGCCCAGCTGCCCGACGACTTCCACATCAAGGAGGACGCCGACGTCGAGGCCTTCGTCGAGGAGGCCGAGGGCGACGTGGACGAGCTGCTCGCCGAGGCCGACGAGGCGCTCGACGAGGGCGAGCTCTCCGCGGACGCCGAGGACGTGGACGAGGCGGAGCTGGACGAGGAGTCCATCGACCTCGCCGAGGAGGAGCTCGTCGAGGACGACATCGAGACGGAGGAGGGCGCGGCGCCCACCGCCCCCTCGGACGACGACGTCGAGGCGGAACTCGACGACCTCGAGGCCGAGGTCGAGGACCTCGACGAGGAGACCGAGGCGGAAGCCGAGGAGCTGCTCGACGAGATGGACGAGGAGGAAGCGAGCGACGAGGAGACCGACGACGAGGAGGGTGACGACTGA
- a CDS encoding ribonuclease P protein component 1, whose product MNARTLPRHELAGLRTEVVDSPNADLVGISGEVVDETTNTLLVAGDRVKQVPKAAATFRFTLDDTRVRVDGERLVARPARRTETTTPSKWR is encoded by the coding sequence ATGAACGCCCGAACCCTGCCACGACACGAACTCGCCGGCCTCCGCACGGAGGTCGTCGACTCGCCGAACGCCGACCTGGTCGGCATCAGCGGCGAGGTCGTCGACGAGACGACGAACACGCTGCTCGTGGCGGGCGACCGGGTGAAGCAGGTCCCGAAGGCGGCCGCGACGTTCCGCTTCACGCTCGATGACACGCGCGTTCGCGTCGATGGCGAACGGCTCGTCGCGCGACCGGCCCGACGGACGGAAACAACGACACCAAGCAAATGGCGCTAG
- a CDS encoding 50S ribosomal protein L5, which translates to MSSETEAGFHEMRTPTVEKVVVHMGVGRGGRELANAEEILAEVAGQTPVRTTAKRTIQEFNIREGDPIGAKVTLRGDLAEEFLATALPLADIAVSQFDETGNFSFGVDEHTEFPSQEYDPEIGIYGLDVTVNLVRPGYRVHKRDKASTQIPGSHRLTPEDAVAFLESEFDVEVTE; encoded by the coding sequence ATGAGCTCCGAGACCGAAGCGGGGTTCCACGAGATGCGCACGCCGACCGTCGAGAAGGTCGTCGTCCACATGGGCGTGGGCCGCGGCGGGCGAGAACTGGCGAACGCGGAGGAGATACTCGCCGAGGTGGCGGGTCAGACCCCCGTTCGCACCACGGCCAAGCGCACCATTCAGGAGTTCAACATCCGTGAGGGCGACCCCATCGGCGCGAAGGTCACGCTGCGCGGCGACCTCGCCGAGGAGTTCCTCGCGACGGCGCTGCCGCTCGCGGACATCGCCGTCTCCCAGTTCGACGAGACGGGGAACTTCTCGTTCGGTGTGGACGAACACACCGAGTTCCCGAGCCAGGAGTACGACCCGGAGATCGGTATCTACGGGCTGGACGTCACGGTCAACCTCGTGCGCCCGGGCTACCGGGTGCACAAGCGCGACAAGGCGAGCACGCAGATCCCCGGCAGCCACCGACTCACCCCCGAGGACGCGGTCGCGTTCCTCGAGAGCGAGTTCGACGTGGAGGTGACAGAATGA